The proteins below come from a single Pleuronectes platessa chromosome 3, fPlePla1.1, whole genome shotgun sequence genomic window:
- the pi4k2a gene encoding phosphatidylinositol 4-kinase type 2-alpha isoform X1 yields the protein MDETSPLVSPLRDSGDFSYGPTEPTSPRGAFGGTPGSVVRIPAGSPGRSRERQPLLERDRGSSPREPHRNEFPEDPEFREIIRKAERAVEEGIYPERIYQGSSGSYFVKDSQGKIIGVFKPKNEEPYGQLNPKWTKWLQKLCCPCCFGRDCLVLNQGYLSEAGASLVDQKLELNIVPRTKVVYLASETFNYSAIDRVKSRGKRLALEKVPKVGQRFHRIGLPPKVGSFQLFVDGYKDADFWLRRFEADPLPENTNRQLQLQFERLVVLDYIIRNTDRGNDNWLLKYDCPMDPVGNRDSDWVVVKDPIIKLAAIDNGLAFPLKHPDSWRAYPFYWAWLSQAKVPFSHEIRELVLPKLSDPNFIKDLEEDLYELFKKDPGFDRGQFHRQVAVMRGQILNLCQAMKDSKTPLQLVQMPPVIVETARAPQRANSESYTQSFQSRRPFFTWW from the exons ATGGACGAGACGAGTCCTCTTGTCTCTCCGCTGCGGGACTCCGGTGACTTCAGCTACGGTCCCACGGAGCCCACCAGCCCGCGGGGTGCGTTTGGAGGTACGCCGGGCTCCGTGGTGCGGATCCCCGCCGGCAGTCCGGGACGCAGCCGGGAGAGGCAGCCCCTCTTGGAGCGGGACCGTGGGAGCTCTCCGCGGGAGCCGCACAGGAACGAGTTCCCGGAGGATCCCGAGTTCAGGGAGATCATCCGAAAGGCCGAGCGAGCAGTAGAGGAGGGGATCTACCCGGAGAGGATCTACCAGGGATCCAGTGGCAGCTACTTTGTCAAAGACTCACAGGGG AAGATCATCGGCGTGTTCAAACCCAAAAATGAAGAGCCCTACGGCCAGCTGAACCCCAAGTGGACCAAGTGGCTTCAGAAACTGTGTTGTCCCTGCTGTTTCGGTCGTGACTGTTTGGTCCTGAACCAGGGTTACCTCTCAGAGGCCGGGGCCAGCCTGGTCGACCAGAAACTGGAGCTCAACATCGTTCCCAGGACCAAG GTGGTTTACCTGGCTAGTGAAACATTCAACTACAGTGCCATAGACAGGGTGAAATCTAGAGGGAAAAGGTTAGCTCTGGAGAAGGTCCCTAAAGTGGGGCAGCGCTTTCACAGGATTGGTTTGCCTCCAAAG GTTGGTTCCTTCCAGCTCTTTGTTGATGGATACAAGGACGCCGATTTCTGGCTCCGGAGGTTTGAAGCAGACCCTTTGCCTGAAAACACCAATCGTCAGCTCCAGCTGCAGTTTGAGCGGCTCGTAGTGCTGGATTACATCATCAGAAACACAG ACAGGGGAAACGACAACTGGCTGCTGAAGTACGACTGTCCAATGGATCCTGTTGGAAACAGG gactcagactGGGTGGTAGTGAAGGATCCCATCATCAAACTGGCAGCCATAGACAATGGCCTCGCCTTCCCCCTCAAACACCCCGACTCCTGGAGAGCCT ACCCTTTCTACTGGGCGTGGCTTTCCCAGGCCAAAGTTCCTTTTTCCCATGAAATCAGAGAGTTGGTCCTGCCCAAGCTGTCGGACCCCAATTTCATCAAAGACCTGGAAGAGGACCTGTATGAACTATTCAAG AAAGATCCTGGTTTTGACAGAGGGCAGTTTCATAGACAAGTAGCCGTAATGAGGGGACAG ATCCTGAACCTGTGCCAAGCCATGAAGGACAGTAAAACACCCCTACAGTTGGTCCAGATGCCTCCAGTAATCGTCGAAACAGCCAGAGCACCTCAGAGGGCCAACAGTGAGTCCTACACACAGAGTTTCCAAAGCAGAAGACCCTTCTTCACCTGGTGGTAG
- the pi4k2a gene encoding phosphatidylinositol 4-kinase type 2-alpha isoform X2, with the protein MDETSPLVSPLRDSGDFSYGPTEPTSPRGAFGGTPGSVVRIPAGSPGRSRERQPLLERDRGSSPREPHRNEFPEDPEFREIIRKAERAVEEGIYPERIYQGSSGSYFVKDSQGKIIGVFKPKNEEPYGQLNPKWTKWLQKLCCPCCFGRDCLVLNQGYLSEAGASLVDQKLELNIVPRTKVVYLASETFNYSAIDRVKSRGKRLALEKVPKVGQRFHRIGLPPKVGSFQLFVDGYKDADFWLRRFEADPLPENTNRQLQLQFERLVVLDYIIRNTGTGNDNWLLKYDCPMDPVGNRDSDWVVVKDPIIKLAAIDNGLAFPLKHPDSWRAYPFYWAWLSQAKVPFSHEIRELVLPKLSDPNFIKDLEEDLYELFKKDPGFDRGQFHRQVAVMRGQILNLCQAMKDSKTPLQLVQMPPVIVETARAPQRANSESYTQSFQSRRPFFTWW; encoded by the exons ATGGACGAGACGAGTCCTCTTGTCTCTCCGCTGCGGGACTCCGGTGACTTCAGCTACGGTCCCACGGAGCCCACCAGCCCGCGGGGTGCGTTTGGAGGTACGCCGGGCTCCGTGGTGCGGATCCCCGCCGGCAGTCCGGGACGCAGCCGGGAGAGGCAGCCCCTCTTGGAGCGGGACCGTGGGAGCTCTCCGCGGGAGCCGCACAGGAACGAGTTCCCGGAGGATCCCGAGTTCAGGGAGATCATCCGAAAGGCCGAGCGAGCAGTAGAGGAGGGGATCTACCCGGAGAGGATCTACCAGGGATCCAGTGGCAGCTACTTTGTCAAAGACTCACAGGGG AAGATCATCGGCGTGTTCAAACCCAAAAATGAAGAGCCCTACGGCCAGCTGAACCCCAAGTGGACCAAGTGGCTTCAGAAACTGTGTTGTCCCTGCTGTTTCGGTCGTGACTGTTTGGTCCTGAACCAGGGTTACCTCTCAGAGGCCGGGGCCAGCCTGGTCGACCAGAAACTGGAGCTCAACATCGTTCCCAGGACCAAG GTGGTTTACCTGGCTAGTGAAACATTCAACTACAGTGCCATAGACAGGGTGAAATCTAGAGGGAAAAGGTTAGCTCTGGAGAAGGTCCCTAAAGTGGGGCAGCGCTTTCACAGGATTGGTTTGCCTCCAAAG GTTGGTTCCTTCCAGCTCTTTGTTGATGGATACAAGGACGCCGATTTCTGGCTCCGGAGGTTTGAAGCAGACCCTTTGCCTGAAAACACCAATCGTCAGCTCCAGCTGCAGTTTGAGCGGCTCGTAGTGCTGGATTACATCATCAGAAACACAGGCAC GGGAAACGACAACTGGCTGCTGAAGTACGACTGTCCAATGGATCCTGTTGGAAACAGG gactcagactGGGTGGTAGTGAAGGATCCCATCATCAAACTGGCAGCCATAGACAATGGCCTCGCCTTCCCCCTCAAACACCCCGACTCCTGGAGAGCCT ACCCTTTCTACTGGGCGTGGCTTTCCCAGGCCAAAGTTCCTTTTTCCCATGAAATCAGAGAGTTGGTCCTGCCCAAGCTGTCGGACCCCAATTTCATCAAAGACCTGGAAGAGGACCTGTATGAACTATTCAAG AAAGATCCTGGTTTTGACAGAGGGCAGTTTCATAGACAAGTAGCCGTAATGAGGGGACAG ATCCTGAACCTGTGCCAAGCCATGAAGGACAGTAAAACACCCCTACAGTTGGTCCAGATGCCTCCAGTAATCGTCGAAACAGCCAGAGCACCTCAGAGGGCCAACAGTGAGTCCTACACACAGAGTTTCCAAAGCAGAAGACCCTTCTTCACCTGGTGGTAG